A DNA window from Delphinus delphis chromosome 6, mDelDel1.2, whole genome shotgun sequence contains the following coding sequences:
- the GRIN1 gene encoding glutamate receptor ionotropic, NMDA 1 isoform X5 has translation MSTMRLLTLALLFSCSFARAACDPKIVNIGAVLSTRKHEQMFREAVNQANKRHGSWKIQLNATSVTHKPNAIQMALSVCEDLISSQVYAILVSHPPTPNDHFTPTPVSYTAGFYRIPVLGLTTRMSIYSDKSIHLSFLRTVPPYSHQSSVWFEMMRVYSWNHIILLVSDDHEGRAAQKRLETLLEERESKAEKVLQFDPGTKNVTALLMEARELEARVIVLSASEDDAATVYRAAAMLNMTGSGYVWLVGEREISGNALRYAPDGIIGLQLINGKNESAHISDAVGVVAQAVHELLEKENITDPPRGCVGNTNIWKTGPLFKRVLMSSKYADGVTGRVEFNEDGDRKFANYSIMNLQNRKLVQVGIYNGTHVIPNDRKIIWPGGETEKPRGYQMSTRLKIVTIHQEPFVYVKPTLSDGTCKEEFTVNGDPVKKVICTGPNDTSPGSPRHTVPQCCYGFCIDLLIKLARTMNFTYEVHLVADGKFGTQERVNNSNKKEWNGMMGELLSGQADMIVAPLTINNERAQYIEFSKPFKYQGLTILVKKEIPRSTLDSFMQPFQSTLWLLVGLSVHVVAVMLYLLDRFSPFGRFKVNSEEEEEDALTLSSAMWFSWGVLLNSGIGEGAPRSFSARILGMVWAGFAMIIVASYTANLAAFLVLDRPEERITGINDPRLRNPSDKFIYATVKQSSVDIYFRRQVELSTMYRHMEKHNYESAAEAIQAVRDNKLHAFIWDSAVLEFEASQKCDLVTTGELFFRSGFGIGMRKDSPWKQNVSLSILKSHENGFMEDLDKTWVRYQECDSRSNAPATLTFENMAGVFMLVAGGIVAGIFLIFIEIAYKRHKDARRKQMQLAFAAVNVWRKNLQDRKSGRAEPDPKKKATFRAITSTLASSFKRRRSSKDTQYHPTDITGPLNLSDPSVSTVV, from the exons GTACTGAGCACGCGGAAGCACGAGCAGATGTTCCGCGAGGCTGTGAACCAGGCCAACAAGCGGCACGGCTCCTGGAAGATCCAGCTCAACGCCACCTCCGTCACCCACAAGCCCAACGCCATCCAGATGGCCTTGTCGGTGTGCGAAGACCTCATCTCCAGCCAG GTCTACGCCATCCTAGTTAGCCACCCGCCTACCCCCAACGACCACTTCACTCCCACCCCCGTCTCCTACACAGCCGGCTTCTACCGCATCCCCGTCCTGGGGCTGACCACCCGCATGTCCATCTACTCAGACAAG AGCATCCACCTTAGCTTCCTGCGCACCGTGCCGCCCTACTCCCACCAGTCGAGCGTCTGGTTCGAGATGATGCGCGTCTACAGCTGGAACCACATCATCCTCCTGGTCAGCGACGACCACGAGGGCCGGGCGGCGCAGAAGCGCCTGGAGACCCTGCTGGAGGAGCGCGAGTCCAAG GCTGAGAAGGTGCTGCAGTTCGACCCGGGGACCAAGAACGTGACGGCCCTGCTGATGGAGGCGCGGGAGCTGGAGGCTCGGGTCATCGTCCTCTCCGCCAG CGAGGACGACGCTGCCACCGTGTACCGCGCAGCCGCGATGCTGAACATGACCGGCTCGGGGTACGTGTGGCTGGTGGGGGAGCGCGAGATCTCGGGGAACGCCCTGCGCTACGCCCCGGACG GCATCATCGGGCTGCAGCTCATCAACGGCAAGAACGAGTCGGCCCACATCAGCGATGCCGTGGGGGTGGTGGCCCAGGCCGTGCACGAGCTTCTCGAGAAGGAGAACATCACCGATCCGCCGCGGGGCTGCGTGGGCAACACCAACATCTGGAAGACCGGGCCGCTCTTCAAGAG AGTGCTCATGTCTTCCAAGTACGCAGACGGCGTGACCGGCCGCGTGGAATTCAACGAGGATGGGGACCGGAAGTTTGCCAACTACAGCATCATGAACCTGCAGAACCGCAAGCTGGTACAAGTGGGCATCTACAACGGCACCCAT GTTATTCCCAACGACAGGAAAATCATCTGGCCAGGCGGAGAGACAGAGAAGCCCCGAGGTTACCAGATGTCCACCAGGCTGAAG atCGTGACGATCCACCAGGAGCCCTTCGTGTATGTCAAGCCCACGCTGAGCGACGGCACGTGCAAGGAGGAGTTCACCGTGAACGGGGATCCGGTGAAGAAGGTGATCTGCACCGGGCCCAACGACACGTCGCCGGGCAGCC CACGCCACACCGTGCCTCAGTGCTGCTACGGCTTCTGCATCGACCTACTCATCAAACTGGCGCGGACCATGAACTTCACTTATGAGGTGCACCTAGTGGCGGACGGCAAGTTCGGCACGCAGGAGCGG GtgaacaacagcaacaagaaGGAGTGGAACGGGATGATGGGCGAGTTGCTCAGCGGGCAGGCAGACATGATCGTGGCGCCGCTGACCATCAACAACGAGCGCGCACAGTACATCGAGTTCTCCAAGCCCTTCAAGTACCAGGGCCTGACCATTCTGGTCAAGAAG GAGATCCCCCGGAGCACGCTGGACTCGTTCATGCAGCCCTTCCAGAGTACGCTCTGGCTGCTGGTGGGGCTGTCAGTGCATGTGGTGGCCGTGATGCTGTACCTGCTGGACCGCTTCAG CCCCTTTGGCCGGTTCAAAGTGAAcagcgaggaggaggaggaggatgcgCTGACCCTGTCCTCGGCCATGTGGTTCTCCTGGGGCGTCCTGCTCAACTCGGGCATCGGGGAAG GCGCCCCCAGAAGCTTCTCGGCGCGCATCCTGGGCATGGTGTGGGCCGGCTTCGCCATGATCATCGTGGCCTCCTACACTGCCAACCTGGCGGCCTTCCTGGTGCTGGACCGGCCCGAGGAGCGCATCACCGGCATCAACGATCCCCGG CTGAGGAATCCTTCGGACAAGTTCATCTACGCGACGGTGAAGCAGAGCTCCGTGGACATCTACTTCCGGCGGCAGGTGGAGCTGAGCACCATGTACCGGCACATGGAGAAGCACAACTACGAGAGCGCGGCCGAGGCCATCCAGGCCGTGCGGGACAA cAAGCTGCATGCCTTCATCTGGGACTCGGCGGTGCTGGAGTTCGAGGCCTCGCAGAAGTGCGACCTGGTGACCACCGGCGAGCTGTTCTTCCGCTCAGGCTTTGGCATCGGCATGCGCAAAGACAGTCCTTGGAAGCAGAACGTCTCCCTGTCCATCCTCAA GTCCCACGAGAACGGCTTCATGGAAGACCTGGACAAGACGTGGGTGCGGTACCAGGAGTGTGATTCGCGTAGCAACGCCCCTGCTACCCTCACGTTCGAGAACATGGCAG GGGTCTTCATGCTGGTGGCCGGGGGCATCGTGGCCGGGATCTTCCTGATCTTCATCGAGATCGCCTACAAGCGGCACAAGGATGCTCGCCGGAAGCAGATGCAGCTGGCCTTTGCAGCAGTGAACGTGTGGAGAAAGAACCTGCAG GATAGAAAGAGTGGTAGAGCAGAGCCTGACCCTAAAAAGAAAGCCACATTTAGGGCTATCACCTCCACCCTGGCTTCCAGCTTCAAGAGACGTAGGTCCTCCAAAGACACG CAGTACCATCCCACTGATATCACGGGCCCGCTCAACCTCTCAGATCCCTCGGTCAGCACCGTGGTGTGA
- the GRIN1 gene encoding glutamate receptor ionotropic, NMDA 1 isoform X3: MSTMRLLTLALLFSCSFARAACDPKIVNIGAVLSTRKHEQMFREAVNQANKRHGSWKIQLNATSVTHKPNAIQMALSVCEDLISSQVYAILVSHPPTPNDHFTPTPVSYTAGFYRIPVLGLTTRMSIYSDKSIHLSFLRTVPPYSHQSSVWFEMMRVYSWNHIILLVSDDHEGRAAQKRLETLLEERESKSKKRNYENLDQLSYDNKRGPKAEKVLQFDPGTKNVTALLMEARELEARVIVLSASEDDAATVYRAAAMLNMTGSGYVWLVGEREISGNALRYAPDGIIGLQLINGKNESAHISDAVGVVAQAVHELLEKENITDPPRGCVGNTNIWKTGPLFKRVLMSSKYADGVTGRVEFNEDGDRKFANYSIMNLQNRKLVQVGIYNGTHVIPNDRKIIWPGGETEKPRGYQMSTRLKIVTIHQEPFVYVKPTLSDGTCKEEFTVNGDPVKKVICTGPNDTSPGSPRHTVPQCCYGFCIDLLIKLARTMNFTYEVHLVADGKFGTQERVNNSNKKEWNGMMGELLSGQADMIVAPLTINNERAQYIEFSKPFKYQGLTILVKKEIPRSTLDSFMQPFQSTLWLLVGLSVHVVAVMLYLLDRFSPFGRFKVNSEEEEEDALTLSSAMWFSWGVLLNSGIGEGAPRSFSARILGMVWAGFAMIIVASYTANLAAFLVLDRPEERITGINDPRLRNPSDKFIYATVKQSSVDIYFRRQVELSTMYRHMEKHNYESAAEAIQAVRDNKLHAFIWDSAVLEFEASQKCDLVTTGELFFRSGFGIGMRKDSPWKQNVSLSILKSHENGFMEDLDKTWVRYQECDSRSNAPATLTFENMAGVFMLVAGGIVAGIFLIFIEIAYKRHKDARRKQMQLAFAAVNVWRKNLQDRKSGRAEPDPKKKATFRAITSTLASSFKRRRSSKDTQYHPTDITGPLNLSDPSVSTVV; the protein is encoded by the exons GTACTGAGCACGCGGAAGCACGAGCAGATGTTCCGCGAGGCTGTGAACCAGGCCAACAAGCGGCACGGCTCCTGGAAGATCCAGCTCAACGCCACCTCCGTCACCCACAAGCCCAACGCCATCCAGATGGCCTTGTCGGTGTGCGAAGACCTCATCTCCAGCCAG GTCTACGCCATCCTAGTTAGCCACCCGCCTACCCCCAACGACCACTTCACTCCCACCCCCGTCTCCTACACAGCCGGCTTCTACCGCATCCCCGTCCTGGGGCTGACCACCCGCATGTCCATCTACTCAGACAAG AGCATCCACCTTAGCTTCCTGCGCACCGTGCCGCCCTACTCCCACCAGTCGAGCGTCTGGTTCGAGATGATGCGCGTCTACAGCTGGAACCACATCATCCTCCTGGTCAGCGACGACCACGAGGGCCGGGCGGCGCAGAAGCGCCTGGAGACCCTGCTGGAGGAGCGCGAGTCCAAG AGTAAAAAAAGGAACTATGAAAACCTCGACCAACTGTCCTATGACAACAAGCGCGGACCCAAG GCTGAGAAGGTGCTGCAGTTCGACCCGGGGACCAAGAACGTGACGGCCCTGCTGATGGAGGCGCGGGAGCTGGAGGCTCGGGTCATCGTCCTCTCCGCCAG CGAGGACGACGCTGCCACCGTGTACCGCGCAGCCGCGATGCTGAACATGACCGGCTCGGGGTACGTGTGGCTGGTGGGGGAGCGCGAGATCTCGGGGAACGCCCTGCGCTACGCCCCGGACG GCATCATCGGGCTGCAGCTCATCAACGGCAAGAACGAGTCGGCCCACATCAGCGATGCCGTGGGGGTGGTGGCCCAGGCCGTGCACGAGCTTCTCGAGAAGGAGAACATCACCGATCCGCCGCGGGGCTGCGTGGGCAACACCAACATCTGGAAGACCGGGCCGCTCTTCAAGAG AGTGCTCATGTCTTCCAAGTACGCAGACGGCGTGACCGGCCGCGTGGAATTCAACGAGGATGGGGACCGGAAGTTTGCCAACTACAGCATCATGAACCTGCAGAACCGCAAGCTGGTACAAGTGGGCATCTACAACGGCACCCAT GTTATTCCCAACGACAGGAAAATCATCTGGCCAGGCGGAGAGACAGAGAAGCCCCGAGGTTACCAGATGTCCACCAGGCTGAAG atCGTGACGATCCACCAGGAGCCCTTCGTGTATGTCAAGCCCACGCTGAGCGACGGCACGTGCAAGGAGGAGTTCACCGTGAACGGGGATCCGGTGAAGAAGGTGATCTGCACCGGGCCCAACGACACGTCGCCGGGCAGCC CACGCCACACCGTGCCTCAGTGCTGCTACGGCTTCTGCATCGACCTACTCATCAAACTGGCGCGGACCATGAACTTCACTTATGAGGTGCACCTAGTGGCGGACGGCAAGTTCGGCACGCAGGAGCGG GtgaacaacagcaacaagaaGGAGTGGAACGGGATGATGGGCGAGTTGCTCAGCGGGCAGGCAGACATGATCGTGGCGCCGCTGACCATCAACAACGAGCGCGCACAGTACATCGAGTTCTCCAAGCCCTTCAAGTACCAGGGCCTGACCATTCTGGTCAAGAAG GAGATCCCCCGGAGCACGCTGGACTCGTTCATGCAGCCCTTCCAGAGTACGCTCTGGCTGCTGGTGGGGCTGTCAGTGCATGTGGTGGCCGTGATGCTGTACCTGCTGGACCGCTTCAG CCCCTTTGGCCGGTTCAAAGTGAAcagcgaggaggaggaggaggatgcgCTGACCCTGTCCTCGGCCATGTGGTTCTCCTGGGGCGTCCTGCTCAACTCGGGCATCGGGGAAG GCGCCCCCAGAAGCTTCTCGGCGCGCATCCTGGGCATGGTGTGGGCCGGCTTCGCCATGATCATCGTGGCCTCCTACACTGCCAACCTGGCGGCCTTCCTGGTGCTGGACCGGCCCGAGGAGCGCATCACCGGCATCAACGATCCCCGG CTGAGGAATCCTTCGGACAAGTTCATCTACGCGACGGTGAAGCAGAGCTCCGTGGACATCTACTTCCGGCGGCAGGTGGAGCTGAGCACCATGTACCGGCACATGGAGAAGCACAACTACGAGAGCGCGGCCGAGGCCATCCAGGCCGTGCGGGACAA cAAGCTGCATGCCTTCATCTGGGACTCGGCGGTGCTGGAGTTCGAGGCCTCGCAGAAGTGCGACCTGGTGACCACCGGCGAGCTGTTCTTCCGCTCAGGCTTTGGCATCGGCATGCGCAAAGACAGTCCTTGGAAGCAGAACGTCTCCCTGTCCATCCTCAA GTCCCACGAGAACGGCTTCATGGAAGACCTGGACAAGACGTGGGTGCGGTACCAGGAGTGTGATTCGCGTAGCAACGCCCCTGCTACCCTCACGTTCGAGAACATGGCAG GGGTCTTCATGCTGGTGGCCGGGGGCATCGTGGCCGGGATCTTCCTGATCTTCATCGAGATCGCCTACAAGCGGCACAAGGATGCTCGCCGGAAGCAGATGCAGCTGGCCTTTGCAGCAGTGAACGTGTGGAGAAAGAACCTGCAG GATAGAAAGAGTGGTAGAGCAGAGCCTGACCCTAAAAAGAAAGCCACATTTAGGGCTATCACCTCCACCCTGGCTTCCAGCTTCAAGAGACGTAGGTCCTCCAAAGACACG CAGTACCATCCCACTGATATCACGGGCCCGCTCAACCTCTCAGATCCCTCGGTCAGCACCGTGGTGTGA
- the GRIN1 gene encoding glutamate receptor ionotropic, NMDA 1 isoform X9: MSTMRLLTLALLFSCSFARAACDPKIVNIGAVLSTRKHEQMFREAVNQANKRHGSWKIQLNATSVTHKPNAIQMALSVCEDLISSQVYAILVSHPPTPNDHFTPTPVSYTAGFYRIPVLGLTTRMSIYSDKSIHLSFLRTVPPYSHQSSVWFEMMRVYSWNHIILLVSDDHEGRAAQKRLETLLEERESKAEKVLQFDPGTKNVTALLMEARELEARVIVLSASEDDAATVYRAAAMLNMTGSGYVWLVGEREISGNALRYAPDGIIGLQLINGKNESAHISDAVGVVAQAVHELLEKENITDPPRGCVGNTNIWKTGPLFKRVLMSSKYADGVTGRVEFNEDGDRKFANYSIMNLQNRKLVQVGIYNGTHVIPNDRKIIWPGGETEKPRGYQMSTRLKIVTIHQEPFVYVKPTLSDGTCKEEFTVNGDPVKKVICTGPNDTSPGSPRHTVPQCCYGFCIDLLIKLARTMNFTYEVHLVADGKFGTQERVNNSNKKEWNGMMGELLSGQADMIVAPLTINNERAQYIEFSKPFKYQGLTILVKKEIPRSTLDSFMQPFQSTLWLLVGLSVHVVAVMLYLLDRFSPFGRFKVNSEEEEEDALTLSSAMWFSWGVLLNSGIGEGAPRSFSARILGMVWAGFAMIIVASYTANLAAFLVLDRPEERITGINDPRLRNPSDKFIYATVKQSSVDIYFRRQVELSTMYRHMEKHNYESAAEAIQAVRDNKLHAFIWDSAVLEFEASQKCDLVTTGELFFRSGFGIGMRKDSPWKQNVSLSILKSHENGFMEDLDKTWVRYQECDSRSNAPATLTFENMAGVFMLVAGGIVAGIFLIFIEIAYKRHKDARRKQMQLAFAAVNVWRKNLQQYHPTDITGPLNLSDPSVSTVV; this comes from the exons GTACTGAGCACGCGGAAGCACGAGCAGATGTTCCGCGAGGCTGTGAACCAGGCCAACAAGCGGCACGGCTCCTGGAAGATCCAGCTCAACGCCACCTCCGTCACCCACAAGCCCAACGCCATCCAGATGGCCTTGTCGGTGTGCGAAGACCTCATCTCCAGCCAG GTCTACGCCATCCTAGTTAGCCACCCGCCTACCCCCAACGACCACTTCACTCCCACCCCCGTCTCCTACACAGCCGGCTTCTACCGCATCCCCGTCCTGGGGCTGACCACCCGCATGTCCATCTACTCAGACAAG AGCATCCACCTTAGCTTCCTGCGCACCGTGCCGCCCTACTCCCACCAGTCGAGCGTCTGGTTCGAGATGATGCGCGTCTACAGCTGGAACCACATCATCCTCCTGGTCAGCGACGACCACGAGGGCCGGGCGGCGCAGAAGCGCCTGGAGACCCTGCTGGAGGAGCGCGAGTCCAAG GCTGAGAAGGTGCTGCAGTTCGACCCGGGGACCAAGAACGTGACGGCCCTGCTGATGGAGGCGCGGGAGCTGGAGGCTCGGGTCATCGTCCTCTCCGCCAG CGAGGACGACGCTGCCACCGTGTACCGCGCAGCCGCGATGCTGAACATGACCGGCTCGGGGTACGTGTGGCTGGTGGGGGAGCGCGAGATCTCGGGGAACGCCCTGCGCTACGCCCCGGACG GCATCATCGGGCTGCAGCTCATCAACGGCAAGAACGAGTCGGCCCACATCAGCGATGCCGTGGGGGTGGTGGCCCAGGCCGTGCACGAGCTTCTCGAGAAGGAGAACATCACCGATCCGCCGCGGGGCTGCGTGGGCAACACCAACATCTGGAAGACCGGGCCGCTCTTCAAGAG AGTGCTCATGTCTTCCAAGTACGCAGACGGCGTGACCGGCCGCGTGGAATTCAACGAGGATGGGGACCGGAAGTTTGCCAACTACAGCATCATGAACCTGCAGAACCGCAAGCTGGTACAAGTGGGCATCTACAACGGCACCCAT GTTATTCCCAACGACAGGAAAATCATCTGGCCAGGCGGAGAGACAGAGAAGCCCCGAGGTTACCAGATGTCCACCAGGCTGAAG atCGTGACGATCCACCAGGAGCCCTTCGTGTATGTCAAGCCCACGCTGAGCGACGGCACGTGCAAGGAGGAGTTCACCGTGAACGGGGATCCGGTGAAGAAGGTGATCTGCACCGGGCCCAACGACACGTCGCCGGGCAGCC CACGCCACACCGTGCCTCAGTGCTGCTACGGCTTCTGCATCGACCTACTCATCAAACTGGCGCGGACCATGAACTTCACTTATGAGGTGCACCTAGTGGCGGACGGCAAGTTCGGCACGCAGGAGCGG GtgaacaacagcaacaagaaGGAGTGGAACGGGATGATGGGCGAGTTGCTCAGCGGGCAGGCAGACATGATCGTGGCGCCGCTGACCATCAACAACGAGCGCGCACAGTACATCGAGTTCTCCAAGCCCTTCAAGTACCAGGGCCTGACCATTCTGGTCAAGAAG GAGATCCCCCGGAGCACGCTGGACTCGTTCATGCAGCCCTTCCAGAGTACGCTCTGGCTGCTGGTGGGGCTGTCAGTGCATGTGGTGGCCGTGATGCTGTACCTGCTGGACCGCTTCAG CCCCTTTGGCCGGTTCAAAGTGAAcagcgaggaggaggaggaggatgcgCTGACCCTGTCCTCGGCCATGTGGTTCTCCTGGGGCGTCCTGCTCAACTCGGGCATCGGGGAAG GCGCCCCCAGAAGCTTCTCGGCGCGCATCCTGGGCATGGTGTGGGCCGGCTTCGCCATGATCATCGTGGCCTCCTACACTGCCAACCTGGCGGCCTTCCTGGTGCTGGACCGGCCCGAGGAGCGCATCACCGGCATCAACGATCCCCGG CTGAGGAATCCTTCGGACAAGTTCATCTACGCGACGGTGAAGCAGAGCTCCGTGGACATCTACTTCCGGCGGCAGGTGGAGCTGAGCACCATGTACCGGCACATGGAGAAGCACAACTACGAGAGCGCGGCCGAGGCCATCCAGGCCGTGCGGGACAA cAAGCTGCATGCCTTCATCTGGGACTCGGCGGTGCTGGAGTTCGAGGCCTCGCAGAAGTGCGACCTGGTGACCACCGGCGAGCTGTTCTTCCGCTCAGGCTTTGGCATCGGCATGCGCAAAGACAGTCCTTGGAAGCAGAACGTCTCCCTGTCCATCCTCAA GTCCCACGAGAACGGCTTCATGGAAGACCTGGACAAGACGTGGGTGCGGTACCAGGAGTGTGATTCGCGTAGCAACGCCCCTGCTACCCTCACGTTCGAGAACATGGCAG GGGTCTTCATGCTGGTGGCCGGGGGCATCGTGGCCGGGATCTTCCTGATCTTCATCGAGATCGCCTACAAGCGGCACAAGGATGCTCGCCGGAAGCAGATGCAGCTGGCCTTTGCAGCAGTGAACGTGTGGAGAAAGAACCTGCAG CAGTACCATCCCACTGATATCACGGGCCCGCTCAACCTCTCAGATCCCTCGGTCAGCACCGTGGTGTGA
- the GRIN1 gene encoding glutamate receptor ionotropic, NMDA 1 isoform X7, producing the protein MSTMRLLTLALLFSCSFARAACDPKIVNIGAVLSTRKHEQMFREAVNQANKRHGSWKIQLNATSVTHKPNAIQMALSVCEDLISSQVYAILVSHPPTPNDHFTPTPVSYTAGFYRIPVLGLTTRMSIYSDKSIHLSFLRTVPPYSHQSSVWFEMMRVYSWNHIILLVSDDHEGRAAQKRLETLLEERESKSKKRNYENLDQLSYDNKRGPKAEKVLQFDPGTKNVTALLMEARELEARVIVLSASEDDAATVYRAAAMLNMTGSGYVWLVGEREISGNALRYAPDGIIGLQLINGKNESAHISDAVGVVAQAVHELLEKENITDPPRGCVGNTNIWKTGPLFKRVLMSSKYADGVTGRVEFNEDGDRKFANYSIMNLQNRKLVQVGIYNGTHVIPNDRKIIWPGGETEKPRGYQMSTRLKIVTIHQEPFVYVKPTLSDGTCKEEFTVNGDPVKKVICTGPNDTSPGSPRHTVPQCCYGFCIDLLIKLARTMNFTYEVHLVADGKFGTQERVNNSNKKEWNGMMGELLSGQADMIVAPLTINNERAQYIEFSKPFKYQGLTILVKKEIPRSTLDSFMQPFQSTLWLLVGLSVHVVAVMLYLLDRFSPFGRFKVNSEEEEEDALTLSSAMWFSWGVLLNSGIGEGAPRSFSARILGMVWAGFAMIIVASYTANLAAFLVLDRPEERITGINDPRLRNPSDKFIYATVKQSSVDIYFRRQVELSTMYRHMEKHNYESAAEAIQAVRDNKLHAFIWDSAVLEFEASQKCDLVTTGELFFRSGFGIGMRKDSPWKQNVSLSILKSHENGFMEDLDKTWVRYQECDSRSNAPATLTFENMAGVFMLVAGGIVAGIFLIFIEIAYKRHKDARRKQMQLAFAAVNVWRKNLQQYHPTDITGPLNLSDPSVSTVV; encoded by the exons GTACTGAGCACGCGGAAGCACGAGCAGATGTTCCGCGAGGCTGTGAACCAGGCCAACAAGCGGCACGGCTCCTGGAAGATCCAGCTCAACGCCACCTCCGTCACCCACAAGCCCAACGCCATCCAGATGGCCTTGTCGGTGTGCGAAGACCTCATCTCCAGCCAG GTCTACGCCATCCTAGTTAGCCACCCGCCTACCCCCAACGACCACTTCACTCCCACCCCCGTCTCCTACACAGCCGGCTTCTACCGCATCCCCGTCCTGGGGCTGACCACCCGCATGTCCATCTACTCAGACAAG AGCATCCACCTTAGCTTCCTGCGCACCGTGCCGCCCTACTCCCACCAGTCGAGCGTCTGGTTCGAGATGATGCGCGTCTACAGCTGGAACCACATCATCCTCCTGGTCAGCGACGACCACGAGGGCCGGGCGGCGCAGAAGCGCCTGGAGACCCTGCTGGAGGAGCGCGAGTCCAAG AGTAAAAAAAGGAACTATGAAAACCTCGACCAACTGTCCTATGACAACAAGCGCGGACCCAAG GCTGAGAAGGTGCTGCAGTTCGACCCGGGGACCAAGAACGTGACGGCCCTGCTGATGGAGGCGCGGGAGCTGGAGGCTCGGGTCATCGTCCTCTCCGCCAG CGAGGACGACGCTGCCACCGTGTACCGCGCAGCCGCGATGCTGAACATGACCGGCTCGGGGTACGTGTGGCTGGTGGGGGAGCGCGAGATCTCGGGGAACGCCCTGCGCTACGCCCCGGACG GCATCATCGGGCTGCAGCTCATCAACGGCAAGAACGAGTCGGCCCACATCAGCGATGCCGTGGGGGTGGTGGCCCAGGCCGTGCACGAGCTTCTCGAGAAGGAGAACATCACCGATCCGCCGCGGGGCTGCGTGGGCAACACCAACATCTGGAAGACCGGGCCGCTCTTCAAGAG AGTGCTCATGTCTTCCAAGTACGCAGACGGCGTGACCGGCCGCGTGGAATTCAACGAGGATGGGGACCGGAAGTTTGCCAACTACAGCATCATGAACCTGCAGAACCGCAAGCTGGTACAAGTGGGCATCTACAACGGCACCCAT GTTATTCCCAACGACAGGAAAATCATCTGGCCAGGCGGAGAGACAGAGAAGCCCCGAGGTTACCAGATGTCCACCAGGCTGAAG atCGTGACGATCCACCAGGAGCCCTTCGTGTATGTCAAGCCCACGCTGAGCGACGGCACGTGCAAGGAGGAGTTCACCGTGAACGGGGATCCGGTGAAGAAGGTGATCTGCACCGGGCCCAACGACACGTCGCCGGGCAGCC CACGCCACACCGTGCCTCAGTGCTGCTACGGCTTCTGCATCGACCTACTCATCAAACTGGCGCGGACCATGAACTTCACTTATGAGGTGCACCTAGTGGCGGACGGCAAGTTCGGCACGCAGGAGCGG GtgaacaacagcaacaagaaGGAGTGGAACGGGATGATGGGCGAGTTGCTCAGCGGGCAGGCAGACATGATCGTGGCGCCGCTGACCATCAACAACGAGCGCGCACAGTACATCGAGTTCTCCAAGCCCTTCAAGTACCAGGGCCTGACCATTCTGGTCAAGAAG GAGATCCCCCGGAGCACGCTGGACTCGTTCATGCAGCCCTTCCAGAGTACGCTCTGGCTGCTGGTGGGGCTGTCAGTGCATGTGGTGGCCGTGATGCTGTACCTGCTGGACCGCTTCAG CCCCTTTGGCCGGTTCAAAGTGAAcagcgaggaggaggaggaggatgcgCTGACCCTGTCCTCGGCCATGTGGTTCTCCTGGGGCGTCCTGCTCAACTCGGGCATCGGGGAAG GCGCCCCCAGAAGCTTCTCGGCGCGCATCCTGGGCATGGTGTGGGCCGGCTTCGCCATGATCATCGTGGCCTCCTACACTGCCAACCTGGCGGCCTTCCTGGTGCTGGACCGGCCCGAGGAGCGCATCACCGGCATCAACGATCCCCGG CTGAGGAATCCTTCGGACAAGTTCATCTACGCGACGGTGAAGCAGAGCTCCGTGGACATCTACTTCCGGCGGCAGGTGGAGCTGAGCACCATGTACCGGCACATGGAGAAGCACAACTACGAGAGCGCGGCCGAGGCCATCCAGGCCGTGCGGGACAA cAAGCTGCATGCCTTCATCTGGGACTCGGCGGTGCTGGAGTTCGAGGCCTCGCAGAAGTGCGACCTGGTGACCACCGGCGAGCTGTTCTTCCGCTCAGGCTTTGGCATCGGCATGCGCAAAGACAGTCCTTGGAAGCAGAACGTCTCCCTGTCCATCCTCAA GTCCCACGAGAACGGCTTCATGGAAGACCTGGACAAGACGTGGGTGCGGTACCAGGAGTGTGATTCGCGTAGCAACGCCCCTGCTACCCTCACGTTCGAGAACATGGCAG GGGTCTTCATGCTGGTGGCCGGGGGCATCGTGGCCGGGATCTTCCTGATCTTCATCGAGATCGCCTACAAGCGGCACAAGGATGCTCGCCGGAAGCAGATGCAGCTGGCCTTTGCAGCAGTGAACGTGTGGAGAAAGAACCTGCAG CAGTACCATCCCACTGATATCACGGGCCCGCTCAACCTCTCAGATCCCTCGGTCAGCACCGTGGTGTGA